A window of the Lactuca sativa cultivar Salinas chromosome 5, Lsat_Salinas_v11, whole genome shotgun sequence genome harbors these coding sequences:
- the LOC111890972 gene encoding bifunctional dihydrofolate reductase-thymidylate synthase, with translation MALFPILGRRSYEVVVAATKTMGIGKDGKLPWRLPSDLKFFKNLTMTTSDPAKKNAVIMGRKTWESIPLQHRPLPGRLNVILTRSESFHIGSMEKNVVISGSMISALKLLASSRYRLSIENVFVIGGGQILRESLNARECDAIHLTEIETDIDCDTFIPAIDVTQFQPWCSSLPIVENGIRYCFTTYVRVRDSTAISKG, from the exons ATGGCACTGTTCCCGATACTCGGTCGGAGGAGTTATGAGGTAGTCGTCGCCGCCACCAAAACCATGGGTATCGGAAAAGATGGAAAACTGCCATGGCGATTACCTTCCGACCTCAAATTCTTCAAGAATCTCACCATGACTACATCAGATCCAGCCAAAAAGAATGCTGTGATAATGGGAAGAAAAACATGGGAGAGCATACCTTTACAGCATAGACCCCTTCCTGGTCGACTCAATGTTATCCTCACTCGTTCTGAAAGCTTTCACATTGGAAGTATGGAAAAAAACGTCGTAATATCTGGAAGCATGATCTCTGCATTGAAGCTATTAGCTTCTTCTCGTTATCGTCTTTCTATAGAGAATGTGTTCGTTATAGGTGGTGGACAGATCTTAAG GGAATCCCTGAATGCTCGTGAATGTGATGCTATCCATTTAACTGAAATTGAGACAGATATTGATTGTGATACATTCATCCCTGCTATTGATGTTACACAATTCCAGCCATGGTGTTCATCTCTTCCTATAGTGGAAAATGGAATCCGTTACTGTTTCACCACCTATGTTCGTGTGAGGGATTCTACAGCAATCAGTAAAGGCTAA